A window of Nitrospirota bacterium genomic DNA:
ATGAGCCTTCCTCCTGCTTTGCTTTTCAACTATGCTTGTCAATTCGCCCTTATGCAGAACTGTCCGCAATACGTCTCCTGCCTCTGCGTCAGATGCTGAGCTTATCGCTTTGCCGTTGTGGTATGTAATACTGTATCCCCGTTTAAGCACATTAGCCGGATTGAGATGGCCCACATTGTCCTCTCTGGAGCGGAGCCTTTCCTTTTCAGACTGTATCAACTTGAGTGAATATTTTAAACCTTTCACAAAAAGATCAAGTTTAAACGCGTTATCAAGCTGCTCTTTCCTGACGGCTGCCTCAAGGTTTTTTGAGAGAGTAGATATCCTCTCTCTCTCATCTGATGTAAGCCGCTGAGCGCCGTGAACAAGATTATGCGTCAATGAATCAAGCCTGTCCTCAAAATCTTTCACCCTTGTGATTATCAAGTCTGCTACGGCGGTCGGCGTCTTGGCGCGCATGTTTGAGACCTCGTCAACTACGGTGATGTCACGCTCATGGCCTATGCCTGAGATAACCGGAACAGGAAGAAATGCGATAGATTTTGCGATCTCGTAACTGTCAAAACACTGGAGGTCAGCCTGTCCGCCGCCGCCTCTCACTATGACGACAACATCCAGATGTGAAGCGTCTGAGATGCACTTCTGAAGCGCGGCCACAACCGACTCTTCAGCCCTGTCGCCCTGCATCAGCGCTTCGTATAATCTGCATGTGAATTTATATCCATAAGAGTTGTTGGCCAGGTGCGTCATCAGGTCTTCATAACCCGCTGCTGTTGATGAAGAGACGATGCCTATCTTCTGCGGGACAAGCGGGAATTCAAGCTCTTTGTTCCTGTCTTTTATCCCCTCTTTGACAAGCCTCTCCAATATCTCTTTCCTCTTTACAGCCATCTCGCCGATGGTGTAGGAGGGGTCTATGTTTACTATATTGAGCTTGAGCCCGTATCTTTCATGAAAACCTATCGAGGCTTCAAAGAGTATCTTGATCCCCTTGGTAAGCCCTGCGCCTGTGGCCTGCGTGAATGCCGCGGAGAGCTTCTTGTATTTATCAGCCCAGATGACAGCCTTGATCTCAGCGCGGATTACATCATTCTCTTTATCCACAAGAGAGAGGTAGCAGTGGTTCTTTACATCGCATGAGGCTATCTCGGCAGTGACAAGGAACGTCTCAGGAAATGAACCTTCAAGAACAGACCTGATGAGCTGATTCAGTTCGTATAGAGAAAGTATCTCCACAGCTCACTTGCACCTTTCCCTGACAAGCCTGACTGTCTCAGCGTAGTCCTTTGAATTGTAGAACGCGCTTCCCATGACGACTATATCCGCGCCTGCCTTGTGCACTTCAGCCACATTATCAACAGTGACACCGCCGTCCACCTCTATCTCAGCCTTTGAATCCCTGTCAAGCAGTATGTTCTTCAGCATCTCTATCTTCTGCAAGGACTCGGGTATGAACTTCTGCCCGCCGAACCCGGGGTTGACAGACATGAGAAGCACCATGTCAAGGTAAGGCAGTATGAACTCCAGTTCGTGCAGAGAGGTCGATGGGTTAAAAGAGACGGCTGCCTTCACCTTGCGCTCCTTTATCTTCTGTATCGTCCTGTGCAGGTGCACGCATGACTCCGCATGCACGGTTATGATATCCGCCCCGCTGTCAGCAAAGTCATCAATATATTTATCAGGGTCTTCTATCATGAGATGCACATCAAGCGGCAGGGATGTGCTCTTCCTGGCAGCTTTTACAACAAGCGGGCCTATGGTGATATTAGGGACAAAATGCCCGTCCATTACATCAATGTGAATGAGGTCAGCCCCTGCTTTCTCAGCAGCCTTTATCTCATCTCCAAGCCTTGCAAAATCAGCGGACAATATTGACGGCGCTATCTTTATCATGTTTTTTCTCCTTCCGATTTTTCGTCATTCCGGCTTGTCCGGAATCTTTCTTTATAAGGATTCCGGACAAGCCGGAATGACAGTATATATGTCACCATATTATTTTTAAAACCAAACACCCTCGCGCCGTCCAAGCGTAACCTCAATTGAATCGCCCCTCCTGATAGCGGCTCCTGCCTCAGGTTTCTGGAATATTATGATACTGCCCTCTTCCTGTTCGACAAGATCTATGCCTAACATATCAGCCAGTTTTCCGGCATCATAAAGGGTCATCTTGATAAATGAAGGGCATAAGTAGGAAACCTCGTACGGCCCGAGGCTCACAAGAAAGTTCACCTTGCTGCTCTGCACATTGCCGGGCAAAGGCCTCTGCGCGATTATCATGCCCTTTTCCACAGAGTCAGAATGCACCTTTGTAACCTTGCCGGCATTCATCCCGAGATTTAGAAGCGTCAGCTTCGCGTCTTCAAAAACCTGCCCTTCAAAAGAGGGCATGGAATACATTTCAACCCCTTTGCTTGTGATGGCCTTTATCTCGCTTCCCGCCTTGACCTTTTCTCCGGCAGGAATGTCCTGCCGGATAATATGACCTTTCGGGATGTCGGCATCATATTCCTCGCCCTCGATCATGAGCGACAATCCTCCCGGCTCAAGAAGTTCCCGCGCCTCGGAAATGCTCCTGCCTGTGAGAGACGGGAGAATGACCTTGTTGAAATTCAGAAGCTTATATACCAGAAAGAAGGCCGCTGCCGCAAGGAGGATAAAACCGGTGAAATATGAAAGAAGCCTGATGAAATTTTTAAACATAGATAAGATTAAAATAATTACCTAAACATTGCAAGGCAAACCAAACGGGGAAGAAGCTGAAGCTGCGGGAGCTTTTCAAGCATTGATTACCCGGCGAAAAAAGCTATAGCCTTCCTGACAAGTTCTATATCAACCCGGGTATTAAAACACGGGCCGAAAGGCCTCTCGTTAAGCACACCGAGTGTGGGCAGAGGGTGGATGTCCCGTATCCCGCTTATGAGGTCGCGTTCGCAGGCAACAGCCACCACGGCATCGGGTTTGACATTGTCAACCGTTCTCCTTGCGATGCCGCCGCCGGTTGCGACCGAGAGCTTCAGGCCATGCTTGTCAGCGACATCGATAAGCTCTGACACCGGGCATTTGCCGCACCGTTCGCAGTTGTTGACGTCAAATGTGATCCTTATGCTGCATTCGCTTCTCTGCAGGCAGTGGGGGAGCAGAAGAAGGAGCGTTTTGACAGGCCCTTTCCAGCACTTCCTGACAAGACTATTATTTATCCTTATCAATATCCCCTGCACCCTTCTGCTGTCTATCCTGAAGAGCCATCCCCATATAACTATCACGGGAAACCCTGCCTTAAAGAAGAGCCATCTAAGCAGCCGGTTTGTCATGAAACCTCACCCCTTCCTGAATGCGCCGGCCCTGCAAAAAAGCCATTATATCCATCGGACGTTTGCCCGGAGCCTGAACCTCGATTATGGAGAGCAGCCCTTTTCCCGTTCCTACAAGCATCTCTTTCTTGCTGACCCTGAATATCACCCCTGCCTCTCCTTCGCCGTCGATTCTTTCTGATCCTAATATCTTTATCATATCATCTTCAAGAAAAGTGTAAGCGCATGGCCACGGGTTCATGCCCCTTATAAAATTGTACAGCTCCGCTGCCGGCCTTTCCCATTGAATGATGCCGTCGCTCTTTTTAAGAAGCGGCGCGAAAGAGGCTTCCCCTGTCTGAGGCTGCGGCGCGATGCTGCCTTCCTCCAATTTTTTCAGGGTGAGGATAAGGAGTTCAGCGCCGACAATAGAGAGCCTCTCAGACAGGCTTCCTGCTGTGTCATGCGAAAATATCAGAGTCCTTTTCTGAAGCAGCATATCACCCGTATCCATCCCTTCATCCATCATCATGGTTGTTACGCCTGTCTCTTTGTCGCCATTGATGACAGCCCGGTTGATCGGTGACGCGCCGCGGTATTTCGGAAGCAAAGACGCGTGAACATTGATGCATCCTTTCTCAGGCAGGTGCAGTATTGCAGGAGGCAGTATCTGGCCGTACGCCGCGGTAACTATCACATCAGATCCGACCTTACTCAGTTCTTCAACAAAACCCGGATCACGAACCTTCTCCGGCTGGATAATTATAAGCCCTGCTTCATGAGCCGCAGCCTTCACGGGAGAATGTGCGATATGCCTTCCGCGTCCGCAGGGCCTGTCAGGCTGGGTTACTACGGCGAGCACCTGATGTTTATTATCCAGAAGTGCCTTAAGTGACGGGACTGCGAATTCAGGTGTGCCGAAAAAAACGATATTCAAGAGATCACCTTTAAAGGCCTGCCTTCTCTTTCTTTCTCTCTTTAAGAAAGCGTTTTTTGAAAAAATCCTTCCTGATGCGGCCTATCCTGTCTATGAGCAAGGCGCCGTTCAGATGGTCGATCTCATGCTGAAGCGCCCTGGATAAAAGCCCTGTGCCCTCAACCTCTATCTCATTGCTCTCCCTGTCCAGCGCCTTCACAACCACCCTTTCAGACCTGCGCACAACCGTATAAAATCCCGGCAGGCTTAGGCACCCCTCCTCCATCTCGATCTCTCCCTCGGAAAAGACCAGCACAGGATTAATGAGCGTGATAAGCGGGATATCTTCATCCTCCGTGCTTGCGTCAATTACCAGAACCTGTTTGGAGACCCCGACCTGATTGGCCGCGAGCCCGACTCCGGGAGCGGCATACATCGTCTCTATCATATTATTGATAAGATCCTGCAGCTCATCGTCAAACTTCCTGACAGGAGATGTCTTCTTCATCAATACCTTATCAGGGTATTTTATTATAGGGAGCACAGCCATAATCCTAATTTAAATGATTTATTGTTTAAATAACAAGTTAGACATGATTTAAAGCAAAGCAAGGAATTGGAAAGCCGCAATCAGGTATAATATTTTCGTATGAAATACGGTGAAAAGAATATAGCAAAGGCAAGGTTTCAAAGATGGCCCAATCCCAATCCTGAAAAGGATTACACGATTGAAATAAGTTCGTGCGAATTCACCTGCCTCTGCCCGCGCTCAGGCTATCCTGATTTCGCGGCCATAAGAGTTAACTATGTTCCGGATAAATATATAGTTGAGCTGAAATCATTCAAGCTGTATCTCAACAGGTTCAGGAATGAGGGGATATCACACGAATCTGTTACAAATAAGATATTCGATGACCTGAAGAAACTCCTGAAACCAAGGCAGCTTGAAGTGGTCGGGGACTTTAATCCGAGAGGAAATGTTAAGACAGTGATAAGGGTAGCAAGCGAAAAGAAATAATTATATCCCCAGAATCCTCAGCCCGCCGCCGAATGTCTCAGCGCTCTCAATAGCCTTCAGTGTAAACGCCTTTGCCTTGGCCATGGACTCCTTTACATTGTATCCGAGCGCAAGGCTTGCCGTTATGACAGATGAAAAGACGCATCCGGTGCCGTGAAAATCTCCTTCAACCCTGCCGCCTTCAAGCATGAAAAAATCATCCCCGTCAAAGAGCAGGTCCATAGCCCTTCCCTGAAGATGCCCGCCTGTGATTATCACGTTCTCAGGGCCGAACTGCATGAGTTTGACAGCTGCATCCTTCATTTCATCCTCTTCAATGACCTCCATGCCGGTTAGAAGAGAGACCTCGTATAAATTAGGCGTCACCACCTTTGCAAGAGGAAACAAAATCTCTTTGATCGCTTCAAGCGTGCCTTCTTTAATAAGAGGAACACCGGTCGAAGAGACGGTCACAGGATCGATGACAAGGTTATGCAAAGAGTGTTCTTTGATATTTTGGGCTATCAACCGGACGATCTCAGGAGAATATATCATGCCTGTCTTAAGGGCATCCGGACGGATATCATCGAGAAGATGGCCCATCTGTTTTGAGAAAAAATCAGCAGGCACCTCATGCACATCATGCACCCCTCTTGTGTTCTGCGCCGTAAGCACTGACGGAATACTAAGGCCGTAAACGCCGAGAGACATAAATACCTTCAGGTCAGCCTGTAGTCCCGCGCCGCCTGTAGGGTCAGAGCCAGCTATTGTAAGGGCGGTTTTCATGCAAAGACTATAGCACCTTGTTTATAATAATTCAATCAGTTTTCAAGAAGTGTCATTCCGGCTTGTCCGGAATCTGCTTCCAACTAATAAACATCAAGAAAGAGAGATTCCGGACAAGCCAAAAGTAGGCTGGACAGAACCGCCGAAATGACGAATTTAATAGAGAGAGCCAATAATATGAGCGAAGAGCTTTTAGATGTTGTAGATGAGGATGGAAGGACGATAAAGACACTTGCGAGAACCAGGATACACGGCAACCCTTCGCTGATGCACAAAGTTGTTCACGCGCTTGTCTTTGATAAGGATAACCGGCTCATTCTGCAGAAACGGTCGATGAATAAAGACGTTGCCCCGGGGAGATGGGACACCTCTGTCGGCGGACATGTCAATGCCGGAGAGTCCATAGATGAAGCGCTCAGCCGTGAGATGGAAGAAGAGTTAGGCATAACCTCATGCAGCCCGGAATTCCTTTATACATACATCCACTCAAATCCTTACGAGACAGAGCTTGTATATACATTTTCATGTATCTATGACGGTAAGATAAAGTTTCAACATGACGAGATAGATGAGGTGCGTTCATGGAGCCTTGACGATATCAGAAGCAGTATCGGCAAGGGGATCTTCAGCGATAATTTTGAGCATGAGATAAGGATGTACTTAAAGAATAAACTTTATCTGAAAATCTGATTTGCAGCCGCGAGGATTATTTCTTCTGCTTCTCCTTCTTCTGTTCATACATCAGCTTGTCAGCCTGGACGAGCAGTTCCTCAATGGAATGGCTGCACTTTTCATAATACGCGATCCCTATGCTGATCGAGAGATCATACGGGGCAGCTCTTTTCATATTATAAACTCTGAGATGTTCCCTGAACCTGGCGCTGAGTGTTTCCGTGCTGTAGCCGGTGGTGTGAACGGGAAATACTACAAACTCATCGCCGCCGATACGGGCGATGATATCAGACTCCCTGAATACATCCTTTAGAATATTGGCAGTCTCAAAAATGGCGCCGTCGCCTTCCTGATGCCCGTACCTGTCATTTATGATCTTCAGGTCGTCAAGGTCCGCGTAAAAGATGAGCACCCCTCTCTTCAGGCGGTTCGCCAGCTTAAGCTGCTGGCCGGCAAGCATGAGAAATCCTCTCCTGTTATAAAGGCCTGTAAGTTCATCTGTAATGGAGAGAGTGCGGAGCTCTTCCTCCATCCTCTTCCTGTCAGAAATATTTTTGGAGATCACCGTGACGGCGATGACCTTGCCGTCCTTGTCTTTTACCGGGCTAAGTGTCCTGAGGAAATACATATCATCTCTCGCACTTTTGTGATCCATCTGGATAGAGAGGCCTGTATCAAATACCTCATCAATCAGCTTTATGAACTCCTTTGTCTCTTTGGGAGAGTGAAGTTCAAGATAAGAATGATCTTTGAAATCATAATCCAGAAGCCCCATTCTCGATATATGCTTCTTGTTCATAAAAAGGTATTTGTAATTCTTGTCAACAAGATATATCGAATCCTCCGTGGATTCAACAAGCGACCGGTACCTCTCTTCATTCATCTGAAGCTCGAACTCGAACCGCTTGCGGGCAGTTATGTCCTTTGACAGGACAGTAACTGCGGTAACTTTGCCGTCCTTGTCTTTTACAGGGCTAAGGGTTCTGATAAAGTGTTTATCGCCTTTGATACCTTTATACTTATACTCCTGCTGGGAAGACTCACCGGTCTCGCATACCCTGTCTATCAGCCTGGTAAAAGATTCCGTATCTTCTGCCGAATGAAGATCCCCATAGCCTTTGCCCGCATATCCATCCTCTGACAGCCCCAGCCTGGATAAATGGTGCTTGTTCATAAAGAGATATTTATAGTCTCTGTCAAGAAGATAAATGGAATCCTCTGTCGATTCCACAAGCGAGCGGTACCGCTCCTCGTTGAATATCAGTGCATATTCCGACTTTTTCCGTTCTGTGATATCCCTGAATATCCCATGGGTAGCATTCGGTTTCCCGTCAATGATGCGGCAGCCCACATTGCCTTCAACCTCTATCTTATGCCCGTCTTTGGCAATAAAAACAGCTTCAATATTCTTCTGCGGCTCGCCTGACATCACCTTCCTGAAGAGATCCATGCAGTGGCCCATGCAGGCCGGGTCTATGAGGTCGAACATGGTGATACCCTGAAGTTCCTCCATCGTATAGCCCATCGTCTTGAGCCAGGCGTTATTAACATATATGAACTTCCCGTCAGGGCCGACGCTCTGGATCATATCATGGGCATTATCAAAGAGCTCCCTGTATCGCGCCTCGCTCTCCGCAAGCTTATCATCAGCGCGAACATGGTCAGTGATGTCCCTGACGATCTCAATGCCCGCTATTATGCTGCCGGACGAATCTCTCAGCAGTGATGCCTTGATCTCAACATCTGTGACACTCCTGTCTCCCGGGACTTTTTTGATAAGTGTGTGGACATTGCCATCCTTGAAAGAAGCCTCTACCGGACAACCTTTGCAGACGCTGTCAGAGTGCGCATAAACCCTGTAACAAAATTCTCCTGTGCAATCGCCCCCGACCATATTCTTATGAGCCTGATTCTGGTACAGCACCTTGAAATCAGTATCCTGAACGCTGATGCCGTCACCCATTGCATCAATGATCTGGAGGGCGGAAAGGGACATGATATCGGATTGATCGGTCTGCTTTTTTTCTTTCATCTTATTAAGTTACTGAAATAAATAAACAGGATAAAAAACATCCGGACAGTAATTTAAACATTAAAAGCAGAAAACATTCAAGTGTTTTTTTGCACACAAAAGCCGTGTGTTATCGATCAGTAAAAAGATATTTAAAGATATTCCACAAGATCTTGAAGCCGACCTTGAATATTCCCTTTATATTTCCTGTTAATTTTGATTTTCCCTCGCCTTTACGGTAACTTACAGGAACCTCAAGTATCCTGTATCTTTTCTTGACAGCCTTTATCTGCATCTCGAGTGTCCATCCGAGATTGTCCCTGACGTCAAGGGTAAGGAGTTTATCGAACTTTATGGCTCTGAACGGGCCGAGGTCAGTGTATCTGAAACCGTAAAAGAGCCTCATCAATGTTGTCGCAAGCCAGTTGCCGAAGAGCACAGGCGGCCGGAGCGCGCCCTTTTCGCATTCGCCGAGAACCCTTGACCCGAGCACCAGATCATATCCGTCTTTCTGGATCGGCCTGACAAGTTTTGGTATCTCTGAAGGATGGTCGCTGTAGTTGCCGTCAACAAATACAACAACATCAGGCGGCGCTGTCTTCAGGTATCCGATCGCCCTGAGGCATGGGTAGCCATAGCCTCTTCTTGACTCAAAGAGCACTGTAGCGCCCCAATCTTTTGCTATGGCAGCGGTCCTGTCAGAGCTCCCGTTATCAACAACGATTACCTCGTTCACTATGTCACGAGGTATGTCCGCAAGGACTTTCGGAAGGGTCTCTTCTTCATTCAGCGCCGGAATTATGACAGCGGTCTTCATTGTTTATTTCACTTCTCCATCTTTATCCTGAGTGCTATCAAAATAAGGATCCCTGTTATAAAGAGCAGCCCGCCTGCAAGCGCCCATACAGCGCCCGGGTCTTTGCTTATCTGCAGAAGCGCTGCTTTAGGATAAGGCTGAACATCCTTTGCAATAATATTCAGGCTGTTATGGAGCGACGGTTTATTCGGAGCTATCCTGTCTTCATCAATGACCCTGCCGCCGGATAAATACTCCAGGTCAAGGCTCCAGTCATTTACATATCCCTGAGGGTCAAGCTGTATGTCAATATTTTTTATCCTGAGAAGTTCACCCTCTGATATCTTTACCTGATAACCCTCTGCCACAGCGGCATTATAATGATAGCTGCCGACAGCGCCCAGAAGATGAGCGAGAAGGATAAAGATAAATCCTGTATGAATTATCTGCGGTGAAACAAGAAGCAGCCACTGCGTCACCTTTCTCTTTTTGATGATCGATTCTATGCTGCAAAAAAGCGTATTGACTGAAAGGATCGCAAGCAGCCCGACAGCCCCCCATAACCACCACACTGCCCCTGAAGGCTGCTGCACAAGCCATTTAAAGAGCGGGATGTCAATTGAAGAGAGCTCAGGATAAGAAGGCATGATGACCGCGCCTGCTATGAAAAAGAGCGTTATCAGAAAGAGAAGCCAGAGGCTTGTTCTTAAAGACAGGAGTATTTCATATGTTTTTTTCAAAAGAGCCATTTTTTGTCTTGTCAGGTAAAACACTGTCATTCCGGCTTGTCCGGAATCGTCATTGAAAAAGATTCCGGACAAGCCGGAATGACAAATTCATTTTACTATGTGCCTTGTCTTTAAACTTTTTACCTTATTTTTTTTAAAAACTGTGCGAGCTCTTCATCAAAAGGCTTACCCCGAGATATGTGAACATGACGACTCCAAAACCCGCTATGCCTATGATGGCTGCGGGCTTTCCAATCCACCACTGCCTCAGTCGCGCGTGAAGATAAAAGCTGTAGAATATCCAGAGGATGCTGGTCCATAGCTCCTTTGGAGTCCAGAGCCAGTAAGTCCCCCACGCAAGATAAGCCCATATCCCGCCGAATATCATGGACAA
This region includes:
- the def gene encoding peptide deformylase, with the protein product MAVLPIIKYPDKVLMKKTSPVRKFDDELQDLINNMIETMYAAPGVGLAANQVGVSKQVLVIDASTEDEDIPLITLINPVLVFSEGEIEMEEGCLSLPGFYTVVRRSERVVVKALDRESNEIEVEGTGLLSRALQHEIDHLNGALLIDRIGRIRKDFFKKRFLKERKKEKAGL
- the thiD gene encoding bifunctional hydroxymethylpyrimidine kinase/phosphomethylpyrimidine kinase, encoding MKTALTIAGSDPTGGAGLQADLKVFMSLGVYGLSIPSVLTAQNTRGVHDVHEVPADFFSKQMGHLLDDIRPDALKTGMIYSPEIVRLIAQNIKEHSLHNLVIDPVTVSSTGVPLIKEGTLEAIKEILFPLAKVVTPNLYEVSLLTGMEVIEEDEMKDAAVKLMQFGPENVIITGGHLQGRAMDLLFDGDDFFMLEGGRVEGDFHGTGCVFSSVITASLALGYNVKESMAKAKAFTLKAIESAETFGGGLRILGI
- a CDS encoding NUDIX domain-containing protein, which produces MSEELLDVVDEDGRTIKTLARTRIHGNPSLMHKVVHALVFDKDNRLILQKRSMNKDVAPGRWDTSVGGHVNAGESIDEALSREMEEELGITSCSPEFLYTYIHSNPYETELVYTFSCIYDGKIKFQHDEIDEVRSWSLDDIRSSIGKGIFSDNFEHEIRMYLKNKLYLKI
- a CDS encoding MEKHLA domain-containing protein — protein: MKEKKQTDQSDIMSLSALQIIDAMGDGISVQDTDFKVLYQNQAHKNMVGGDCTGEFCYRVYAHSDSVCKGCPVEASFKDGNVHTLIKKVPGDRSVTDVEIKASLLRDSSGSIIAGIEIVRDITDHVRADDKLAESEARYRELFDNAHDMIQSVGPDGKFIYVNNAWLKTMGYTMEELQGITMFDLIDPACMGHCMDLFRKVMSGEPQKNIEAVFIAKDGHKIEVEGNVGCRIIDGKPNATHGIFRDITERKKSEYALIFNEERYRSLVESTEDSIYLLDRDYKYLFMNKHHLSRLGLSEDGYAGKGYGDLHSAEDTESFTRLIDRVCETGESSQQEYKYKGIKGDKHFIRTLSPVKDKDGKVTAVTVLSKDITARKRFEFELQMNEERYRSLVESTEDSIYLVDKNYKYLFMNKKHISRMGLLDYDFKDHSYLELHSPKETKEFIKLIDEVFDTGLSIQMDHKSARDDMYFLRTLSPVKDKDGKVIAVTVISKNISDRKRMEEELRTLSITDELTGLYNRRGFLMLAGQQLKLANRLKRGVLIFYADLDDLKIINDRYGHQEGDGAIFETANILKDVFRESDIIARIGGDEFVVFPVHTTGYSTETLSARFREHLRVYNMKRAAPYDLSISIGIAYYEKCSHSIEELLVQADKLMYEQKKEKQKK
- a CDS encoding ribulose-phosphate 3-epimerase; the encoded protein is MIKIAPSILSADFARLGDEIKAAEKAGADLIHIDVMDGHFVPNITIGPLVVKAARKSTSLPLDVHLMIEDPDKYIDDFADSGADIITVHAESCVHLHRTIQKIKERKVKAAVSFNPSTSLHELEFILPYLDMVLLMSVNPGFGGQKFIPESLQKIEMLKNILLDRDSKAEIEVDGGVTVDNVAEVHKAGADIVVMGSAFYNSKDYAETVRLVRERCK
- the queF gene encoding NADPH-dependent 7-cyano-7-deazaguanine reductase QueF, with protein sequence MKYGEKNIAKARFQRWPNPNPEKDYTIEISSCEFTCLCPRSGYPDFAAIRVNYVPDKYIVELKSFKLYLNRFRNEGISHESVTNKIFDDLKKLLKPRQLEVVGDFNPRGNVKTVIRVASEKK
- a CDS encoding PASTA domain-containing protein; its protein translation is MFKNFIRLLSYFTGFILLAAAAFFLVYKLLNFNKVILPSLTGRSISEARELLEPGGLSLMIEGEEYDADIPKGHIIRQDIPAGEKVKAGSEIKAITSKGVEMYSMPSFEGQVFEDAKLTLLNLGMNAGKVTKVHSDSVEKGMIIAQRPLPGNVQSSKVNFLVSLGPYEVSYLCPSFIKMTLYDAGKLADMLGIDLVEQEEGSIIIFQKPEAGAAIRRGDSIEVTLGRREGVWF
- a CDS encoding glycosyltransferase family 2 protein; protein product: MKTAVIIPALNEEETLPKVLADIPRDIVNEVIVVDNGSSDRTAAIAKDWGATVLFESRRGYGYPCLRAIGYLKTAPPDVVVFVDGNYSDHPSEIPKLVRPIQKDGYDLVLGSRVLGECEKGALRPPVLFGNWLATTLMRLFYGFRYTDLGPFRAIKFDKLLTLDVRDNLGWTLEMQIKAVKKRYRILEVPVSYRKGEGKSKLTGNIKGIFKVGFKILWNIFKYLFTDR
- a CDS encoding methionyl-tRNA formyltransferase, whose protein sequence is MNIVFFGTPEFAVPSLKALLDNKHQVLAVVTQPDRPCGRGRHIAHSPVKAAAHEAGLIIIQPEKVRDPGFVEELSKVGSDVIVTAAYGQILPPAILHLPEKGCINVHASLLPKYRGASPINRAVINGDKETGVTTMMMDEGMDTGDMLLQKRTLIFSHDTAGSLSERLSIVGAELLILTLKKLEEGSIAPQPQTGEASFAPLLKKSDGIIQWERPAAELYNFIRGMNPWPCAYTFLEDDMIKILGSERIDGEGEAGVIFRVSKKEMLVGTGKGLLSIIEVQAPGKRPMDIMAFLQGRRIQEGVRFHDKPAA
- a CDS encoding DUF116 domain-containing protein is translated as MTNRLLRWLFFKAGFPVIVIWGWLFRIDSRRVQGILIRINNSLVRKCWKGPVKTLLLLLPHCLQRSECSIRITFDVNNCERCGKCPVSELIDVADKHGLKLSVATGGGIARRTVDNVKPDAVVAVACERDLISGIRDIHPLPTLGVLNERPFGPCFNTRVDIELVRKAIAFFAG
- the xseA gene encoding exodeoxyribonuclease VII large subunit gives rise to the protein MEILSLYELNQLIRSVLEGSFPETFLVTAEIASCDVKNHCYLSLVDKENDVIRAEIKAVIWADKYKKLSAAFTQATGAGLTKGIKILFEASIGFHERYGLKLNIVNIDPSYTIGEMAVKRKEILERLVKEGIKDRNKELEFPLVPQKIGIVSSSTAAGYEDLMTHLANNSYGYKFTCRLYEALMQGDRAEESVVAALQKCISDASHLDVVVIVRGGGGQADLQCFDSYEIAKSIAFLPVPVISGIGHERDITVVDEVSNMRAKTPTAVADLIITRVKDFEDRLDSLTHNLVHGAQRLTSDERERISTLSKNLEAAVRKEQLDNAFKLDLFVKGLKYSLKLIQSEKERLRSREDNVGHLNPANVLKRGYSITYHNGKAISSASDAEAGDVLRTVLHKGELTSIVEKQSRRKAHG